From the Synechococcus sp. HK01-R genome, one window contains:
- a CDS encoding 2Fe-2S iron-sulfur cluster-binding protein gives MSDTTAGTYTITVELDGQQHAFQCSADQTVLAAAEAAGVLIPSSCCAGVCTTCAAQIREGEVHQPDAMGVKEELRKDGFALLCVSYPRSDLKVVAGQEDALYEAQFGQYQK, from the coding sequence ATGAGCGACACCACTGCGGGCACCTACACCATTACGGTTGAGTTGGATGGGCAGCAGCATGCCTTTCAGTGCAGCGCCGATCAGACGGTGCTCGCCGCCGCTGAAGCGGCTGGCGTGCTGATTCCGAGTTCTTGCTGCGCTGGGGTTTGCACCACCTGTGCAGCCCAGATCCGCGAGGGTGAGGTGCATCAGCCCGATGCGATGGGCGTTAAGGAGGAGCTGCGCAAGGACGGTTTCGCGCTGCTCTGCGTGTCCTATCCCCGCTCTGATCTCAAGGTGGTGGCTGGCCAGGAAGATGCGCTCTATGAAGCGCAGTTCGGGCAGTATCAGAAGTGA
- a CDS encoding putative 2OG-Fe(II) oxygenase, whose translation MALQLHPLFPTLVATEHLPLDPLDHAGLLQTLHQLRGEASGNPSPGCAWTGDLNGIWQLHRHTDVAPLADWVTQQAWRYLEATGFDLTRVSLHLQRCWPVLSEWGQVVGRHHHPNAHLSAVLYLSGDGSAQEGALCLHAPHQLNELVPGLAVGHGGPIALDHPHNQTRWTLAPQPGLLVLFPSRLEHSVLENSVEDALRVSISFDFVLTAVADGLPPEYLAPDPSHWTSCQRPVP comes from the coding sequence ATGGCTCTCCAACTGCATCCCCTCTTCCCCACGTTGGTGGCAACCGAGCATTTGCCGCTCGATCCCCTTGACCATGCCGGCCTGCTGCAGACGCTGCATCAGCTACGCGGAGAGGCGAGCGGGAATCCCAGTCCAGGTTGTGCCTGGACCGGGGACCTGAATGGCATCTGGCAACTGCACCGTCATACCGATGTGGCTCCGCTCGCCGATTGGGTTACCCAGCAGGCCTGGCGCTATCTCGAGGCGACTGGGTTCGACCTCACCCGTGTCTCCCTTCATCTGCAGCGTTGCTGGCCGGTGTTGAGTGAGTGGGGGCAGGTGGTGGGACGCCACCACCATCCGAATGCGCATCTCAGTGCCGTGCTTTATCTAAGCGGTGATGGGTCCGCCCAGGAGGGGGCGCTTTGTTTGCATGCGCCCCACCAGCTCAATGAACTGGTGCCCGGCCTGGCCGTCGGTCACGGGGGGCCAATTGCGCTCGATCATCCGCACAATCAGACGCGCTGGACCTTGGCCCCCCAGCCAGGTCTGCTGGTGTTGTTCCCCTCCCGGCTCGAGCACAGTGTTCTTGAGAACAGCGTTGAGGATGCGTTGCGGGTCTCGATCAGCTTCGACTTTGTGCTGACGGCCGTCGCTGATGGGCTCCCACCTGAATACTTGGCGCCCGATCCCTCGCATTGGACTTCCTGTCAACGGCCTGTGCCCTGA
- a CDS encoding F0F1 ATP synthase subunit gamma: MANLKEIRDRIKSVKNTRKITEAMRLVAAAKVRRAQEQVLRSRPFADRLARLLENLQARMRFEDADAPLLEQRTVESITLVAVTGDRGLCGGYNTNIIKRTEQRFAELKAQGYKVDLVLIGRKAITYFTNRSYPIQATFTGLEQVPTADEAGSIANEVFAEFLSESTDRVEIIYTKFINLVSCKPVVQTLLPLDPQGIAEADDEIFRLTTKEGQLRVETGTGPGNTQPAVPSDIVFEQSPEQLLNALLPLYLQNQLLRSLQEAAASELASRMTAMNNASDNAKALAKSLTLDYNKARQAAITQEILEVVGGAAAMA; encoded by the coding sequence ATGGCGAATCTCAAGGAGATCAGAGACCGAATCAAATCGGTCAAGAACACCCGCAAGATCACTGAGGCCATGCGTCTCGTGGCTGCGGCCAAGGTGCGCCGGGCTCAAGAGCAGGTGCTGCGCAGCCGTCCCTTTGCGGATCGGCTGGCACGCCTGCTCGAGAACCTTCAGGCCCGCATGCGCTTCGAAGATGCCGATGCCCCTCTGCTGGAGCAACGCACCGTCGAGTCCATCACCCTGGTGGCCGTGACCGGCGACCGCGGCCTTTGCGGTGGCTACAACACCAACATCATCAAGCGCACCGAGCAGCGCTTCGCTGAACTGAAGGCCCAGGGCTACAAAGTCGATTTGGTGCTGATCGGCCGTAAAGCCATCACTTACTTCACCAACCGTAGTTATCCGATCCAGGCCACGTTTACCGGTCTGGAACAGGTGCCAACGGCTGATGAAGCCGGCTCGATTGCGAATGAAGTGTTTGCCGAGTTCCTTTCGGAGAGCACTGATCGTGTCGAGATCATCTACACGAAGTTCATCAACCTCGTGAGCTGCAAGCCTGTGGTCCAGACCTTGCTGCCCCTCGATCCTCAGGGAATTGCTGAGGCCGATGATGAGATCTTCCGCCTCACGACCAAGGAAGGTCAGCTTCGCGTCGAGACCGGCACTGGTCCGGGTAATACCCAGCCTGCTGTTCCCTCCGACATCGTGTTTGAGCAGAGTCCTGAGCAGTTGCTCAATGCACTGTTGCCCCTTTATCTGCAGAATCAGCTCCTCCGCTCTCTGCAGGAAGCTGCGGCTTCAGAGCTGGCCAGTCGCATGACGGCCATGAACAATGCGAGCGACAACGCTAAGGCTCTCGCCAAGTCCTTGACCCTTGACTACAACAAGGCCCGTCAGGCAGCCATCACCCAGGAGATTCTTGAGGTGGTTGGCGGTGCTGCAGCAATGGCCTGA
- the atpA gene encoding F0F1 ATP synthase subunit alpha translates to MVSIRPDEISAILKQQIEDYDKSVSVSNVGTVLQVGDGIARVYGLQQAMAGELLEFEDGTEGIALNLEDDNVGAVLMGEGNGIQEGSTVRATGKIASVPVGEALLGRVVNPLGRAIDGKGDLATTETRLIESPAPGIIQRKSVHEPMQTGITAIDAMIPIGRGQRELIIGDRQTGKTAIAIDTILNQKDQDVVCVYVAVGQKAASVANVVEVLRERGALDYTVVVAANASEAAALQYLAPYTGASIAEYFMYKGKATLVIYDDLTKQAQAYRQMSLLLRRPPGREAYPGDVFYCHSRLLERAAKLSDAMGKGSMTALPIIETQAGDVSAYIPTNVISITDGQVFLSSDLFNSGLRPAINVGISVSRVGGAAQTKAIKKIAGTLKLELAQFDELAAFSQFASDLDAATQKQLGRGKRLRELLKQPQFSPLILAEQVAIVYAGVKGLIDDVPVDQVVQFSRELREYLKSNKPEFIQKIQDEKVLSPEAETMLKEAIAEVTSTMLATAN, encoded by the coding sequence ATGGTTTCCATCCGTCCTGACGAGATCAGCGCCATCCTCAAACAGCAGATCGAGGACTACGACAAGTCCGTATCGGTCAGCAACGTGGGCACCGTCCTCCAGGTTGGCGACGGCATTGCCCGTGTGTACGGCTTGCAGCAGGCCATGGCCGGTGAACTCCTTGAGTTCGAAGACGGCACCGAAGGCATCGCCCTCAACCTTGAGGACGACAACGTCGGCGCCGTGCTGATGGGCGAGGGCAACGGCATCCAGGAGGGCAGCACCGTTCGCGCCACCGGCAAGATTGCTTCAGTTCCTGTTGGAGAAGCTCTTCTCGGCCGCGTGGTGAATCCTCTCGGACGCGCGATCGATGGGAAGGGTGATCTGGCCACCACCGAAACCCGCCTGATCGAATCCCCCGCCCCTGGGATCATCCAGCGCAAGTCGGTGCATGAGCCCATGCAGACCGGCATCACCGCAATTGACGCGATGATCCCCATCGGTCGCGGTCAGCGTGAGCTGATCATCGGTGACCGCCAGACCGGCAAAACCGCCATTGCGATCGACACCATCCTCAACCAGAAGGACCAGGACGTCGTCTGCGTTTATGTGGCCGTCGGCCAGAAGGCCGCTTCCGTGGCCAACGTCGTCGAAGTCCTGCGTGAGCGCGGCGCTCTCGACTACACCGTCGTTGTGGCTGCTAACGCATCCGAAGCTGCAGCCCTCCAGTATCTGGCTCCTTACACCGGTGCCTCCATTGCTGAGTACTTCATGTACAAGGGCAAGGCCACGCTGGTGATTTACGACGACCTCACCAAGCAGGCTCAGGCTTACCGCCAGATGTCTCTGCTGCTCCGCCGTCCGCCCGGTCGTGAGGCCTATCCCGGCGACGTTTTCTACTGCCACAGCCGTTTGCTTGAGCGTGCCGCCAAGCTGTCTGATGCGATGGGCAAGGGTTCCATGACCGCCCTGCCGATCATCGAGACCCAGGCCGGCGACGTCTCGGCCTACATCCCGACCAATGTGATCTCGATCACCGATGGTCAGGTCTTCCTGAGCTCCGACCTCTTTAACTCAGGTCTTCGCCCCGCCATCAACGTTGGTATCTCCGTGAGCCGTGTTGGTGGTGCTGCCCAGACCAAGGCCATTAAGAAGATTGCCGGTACCCTCAAGCTCGAGCTGGCACAGTTCGACGAGCTCGCCGCGTTCTCCCAGTTCGCATCCGACCTCGACGCTGCCACTCAAAAGCAGCTTGGCCGCGGTAAGCGTCTGCGTGAACTGCTCAAGCAGCCTCAGTTCAGCCCGCTGATCCTGGCTGAGCAGGTCGCCATCGTCTACGCCGGCGTGAAGGGTTTGATCGACGACGTTCCCGTGGATCAGGTGGTGCAGTTCTCCCGTGAGCTGCGCGAGTACCTCAAGAGCAATAAGCCTGAGTTCATTCAGAAGATTCAGGATGAGAAGGTTCTCAGCCCTGAGGCCGAAACCATGCTCAAGGAGGCCATCGCTGAAGTCACCTCCACCATGCTGGCCACGGCCAACTGA
- the atpH gene encoding ATP synthase F1 subunit delta encodes MPLLNSLATPYAEALLQVTDSRKESDDVAVQCKQLLALWDQSAELRDAMTSPVLEPESKKKALTTLLSDQLKPSLLNLLKVLADRQRLAAFDAVLLRYLDLYRESRRISLAKVATAQALTDDQQAALASKVQAMVGSGTVEIDLSVDPSLIGGFVVNLGSQVIDASLAGQVRRLGLSLAKAS; translated from the coding sequence ATGCCCCTTCTCAACTCCCTGGCCACTCCTTACGCCGAAGCTCTGCTTCAGGTGACGGATTCTCGTAAGGAATCCGATGATGTGGCAGTCCAGTGCAAGCAGTTACTCGCTCTCTGGGACCAGTCCGCCGAGCTCCGGGATGCGATGACCTCTCCAGTGCTCGAGCCTGAAAGTAAGAAAAAGGCCCTCACCACTCTCTTGAGTGATCAGTTGAAGCCTTCTCTGCTCAACCTTCTCAAGGTGCTCGCAGATCGTCAGCGTTTGGCCGCGTTTGATGCAGTGCTGCTGCGCTATCTCGACCTCTATCGGGAATCCCGCCGCATCTCTCTGGCCAAGGTGGCCACTGCTCAGGCCCTGACCGATGACCAGCAGGCTGCTCTGGCCAGCAAAGTTCAGGCCATGGTCGGATCCGGCACGGTCGAGATCGACCTCAGCGTTGACCCCAGTTTGATCGGTGGATTCGTTGTGAACCTGGGCTCCCAGGTGATCGACGCCAGCCTGGCCGGTCAGGTCCGTCGACTCGGTTTGTCGCTCGCCAAGGCGAGCTGA
- a CDS encoding F0F1 ATP synthase subunit B, with protein MMFSLSLLASEGGFGINLNPLETNLINLVIVIGVLGWFLKGFLGGILERRRQAILHDLEDAETRLKTATAELAKAQADLAAAQQKAEQIRADGKARAEAIRLDGEKRTIEAMAALKQDALADLNAEGARLTEQLRRQAALAAIDKVLADLPGRLDEQGQARFIDASIANLEDA; from the coding sequence ATGATGTTCTCTCTTTCCCTGCTTGCTTCCGAAGGTGGATTTGGGATCAACCTCAATCCACTCGAAACCAACCTGATCAACCTGGTCATCGTGATCGGTGTTCTCGGTTGGTTCCTTAAGGGCTTCCTCGGTGGAATCCTGGAGCGTCGCCGTCAGGCAATCCTTCACGACCTTGAGGATGCCGAGACCCGTCTGAAAACTGCGACGGCTGAACTGGCTAAGGCCCAGGCCGATTTGGCTGCTGCTCAGCAAAAAGCCGAGCAGATCCGTGCAGACGGCAAGGCGCGAGCCGAAGCCATCCGTCTGGATGGTGAGAAGCGCACGATCGAAGCGATGGCTGCCCTGAAACAGGATGCCCTTGCTGATCTCAATGCTGAGGGTGCCCGCCTCACCGAACAGCTCCGTCGTCAAGCGGCTCTTGCCGCCATCGACAAGGTTTTGGCTGATCTCCCTGGTCGCCTCGATGAACAGGGCCAAGCCCGTTTCATTGATGCCTCCATTGCCAATCTGGAGGACGCCTGA
- a CDS encoding F0F1 ATP synthase subunit B', whose translation MTWLLLAEAGVPEGGLFDLDATLPLMAVQVVLLTFLLNSLFFRPVGKVVEDREGYISTSRADAKQKLAQVQRLEADLTDQLRGARQAAQAAIVEAEQEVDRLYREALATAETEANRTREQARREIEAQREGAQAKLMAQVDQLSSQIIQRLLAA comes from the coding sequence ATGACCTGGCTTCTGCTCGCTGAAGCAGGGGTACCGGAGGGAGGTCTCTTTGACCTCGATGCCACCCTTCCGCTGATGGCGGTTCAGGTGGTGCTCCTCACCTTCCTGCTTAATTCCCTCTTCTTCCGTCCGGTCGGCAAGGTCGTGGAAGATCGTGAGGGTTACATCTCCACCAGCCGTGCCGATGCCAAGCAGAAGCTGGCTCAGGTTCAGCGTCTGGAAGCCGATCTCACCGATCAGCTCCGCGGTGCTCGTCAGGCGGCTCAAGCCGCCATTGTCGAAGCCGAACAGGAAGTTGATCGTCTCTACCGCGAGGCTCTGGCCACGGCTGAGACAGAAGCCAATCGCACCCGCGAGCAGGCTCGCCGAGAGATCGAGGCCCAGCGCGAAGGAGCGCAGGCCAAGCTGATGGCTCAGGTCGATCAGCTCAGCTCCCAGATCATTCAACGACTTCTGGCAGCGTGA
- the atpE gene encoding ATP synthase F0 subunit C, whose amino-acid sequence MSDLTSAASVLAAALAVGLAAIGPGIGQGTAAGQAVEGIARQPEAEGKIRGTLLLSLAFMEALTIYGLVVALVLLFANPFAG is encoded by the coding sequence ATGAGTGATCTGACCTCCGCCGCCTCCGTCCTGGCCGCCGCTCTCGCGGTGGGCCTCGCCGCCATCGGTCCTGGCATTGGCCAGGGCACCGCAGCCGGCCAGGCTGTGGAAGGGATCGCCCGCCAGCCCGAAGCTGAAGGCAAGATCCGCGGCACCCTGCTGCTCTCCCTGGCCTTCATGGAAGCTCTGACCATCTACGGCCTGGTTGTGGCTCTGGTGCTCCTGTTCGCCAACCCCTTCGCCGGCTGA
- the atpB gene encoding F0F1 ATP synthase subunit A: MALLPFPLPFAELEVGQHLYWQIGNLNLHGQVFLSSWVVIGLLLALVVSGTRKMERDPRGVQNLLEFLWDYLRDLAREQIGEKAYRDWLPFVGTLFLFIFVCNWGGALIPWRLIELPNGELGAPTADINTTVAMALLVSLSYFYAGLSRKGLRYFEYYVEPTPIMLPFKIIEDFTKPLSLSFRLFGNILADELVVAVLAFLVPVLVPLPAMFLGLFTSAIQALIFATLAANYIGEAVHEEAH, encoded by the coding sequence ATGGCTCTGTTGCCCTTCCCCCTTCCTTTCGCCGAACTGGAGGTGGGCCAGCATCTGTACTGGCAGATCGGCAATCTCAATCTTCACGGCCAGGTCTTTCTGAGCTCCTGGGTTGTGATCGGCTTGCTTCTGGCTCTCGTGGTCAGCGGTACCCGCAAAATGGAGCGTGACCCCCGTGGCGTGCAGAACCTTCTGGAGTTTCTCTGGGACTATCTGCGGGATCTGGCTCGGGAGCAGATCGGCGAAAAGGCTTATCGCGACTGGCTCCCGTTTGTGGGCACCCTCTTCCTGTTCATCTTTGTGTGCAACTGGGGCGGTGCTCTCATCCCATGGCGTCTGATCGAACTGCCCAATGGTGAGCTCGGCGCTCCCACCGCTGACATCAACACCACCGTGGCCATGGCCCTGCTGGTGTCGCTCTCTTATTTCTATGCGGGCCTGAGCCGCAAAGGCCTCCGGTACTTCGAGTACTACGTGGAGCCCACGCCGATCATGCTCCCGTTCAAGATCATCGAGGACTTCACCAAGCCCCTGTCACTCTCCTTCCGTCTGTTTGGAAACATCCTGGCTGACGAACTGGTTGTGGCAGTGTTGGCTTTCCTCGTGCCGGTGCTCGTGCCCCTGCCGGCCATGTTCCTCGGCTTGTTCACCAGCGCCATTCAGGCTCTGATTTTTGCCACTCTCGCCGCCAATTACATCGGTGAGGCTGTGCACGAAGAGGCCCACTAG
- a CDS encoding bifunctional 2-polyprenyl-6-hydroxyphenol methylase/3-demethylubiquinol 3-O-methyltransferase UbiG codes for MPNTSTDAATPVVSAFYDRFPYPGDPLQDGPPPGYNWRWNLKSVHQAVYGFVPPSEAKAGPPHILDAGCGTGVTTDYLCHLNPGAHVLAVDISPGALDVARERLRRSGAADVVASLRQEQRSLLDLQAEGQFDYINSVGVLHHLDDPSAGLQALGERLSDKGLLHLFLYADGGRWEIHRVQRALSQLAVGTGSEGLELGRELFDHLPDDNRLRRHHEQRWSVDCAADANFADMYLHPQETSYNLRRLMAYIEASGLHFAGFSNPSVWDPARLLQGELLERALRLSPLEQWLLVEELDPDISHFEFFVSSTPVEKRVWDDPEALLAARAERQPCLWGWPSTSMLGPDLEPLSIDQDALALLQAIEQHPETPLGQLGFGDQTLSLVRGLMDQRLLLLHP; via the coding sequence ATGCCCAACACCTCCACGGACGCTGCAACCCCCGTTGTCAGCGCCTTCTATGACCGTTTCCCCTATCCAGGCGACCCGCTTCAGGATGGCCCTCCGCCTGGATACAACTGGCGTTGGAACCTCAAGAGCGTGCATCAGGCGGTGTATGGGTTCGTGCCTCCATCGGAGGCCAAGGCTGGGCCGCCCCACATCCTTGATGCCGGCTGTGGCACCGGTGTGACCACCGATTACCTCTGCCACCTCAATCCTGGAGCGCACGTTCTTGCGGTTGACATCAGCCCCGGAGCCCTCGATGTGGCCAGGGAGAGGCTGCGGCGTTCTGGAGCGGCGGATGTGGTGGCGTCATTGCGCCAGGAGCAGCGCAGCCTTCTCGACCTGCAGGCAGAGGGACAATTCGACTACATCAATTCGGTGGGGGTGCTTCACCACCTCGATGATCCCTCCGCCGGTCTCCAAGCCCTCGGTGAGCGTTTAAGCGACAAGGGCCTGTTGCATCTGTTCCTGTACGCCGATGGTGGCCGCTGGGAAATCCATCGTGTGCAGAGGGCTCTGTCGCAGCTGGCTGTCGGTACGGGCTCCGAGGGCCTGGAGCTGGGGCGCGAATTGTTTGATCACCTCCCTGACGACAACCGCTTAAGGCGTCATCACGAGCAGCGCTGGTCGGTGGATTGTGCTGCCGACGCCAACTTTGCCGACATGTACCTGCACCCTCAGGAAACGAGCTACAACCTGCGGCGTCTGATGGCCTACATCGAGGCATCGGGTCTCCATTTCGCCGGATTTTCGAATCCATCGGTCTGGGATCCTGCCCGCCTGCTTCAGGGGGAATTGCTGGAGCGAGCCCTGCGTTTGTCTCCCCTTGAGCAGTGGCTTTTGGTGGAAGAGCTCGATCCAGACATCAGTCATTTCGAATTCTTTGTGAGCTCCACCCCTGTGGAGAAACGCGTTTGGGATGACCCTGAAGCGTTGCTTGCTGCCCGTGCGGAGCGGCAGCCCTGTCTGTGGGGCTGGCCATCCACCAGCATGCTGGGCCCCGACCTTGAGCCCCTCAGCATTGATCAGGATGCATTGGCACTGCTTCAAGCCATTGAGCAGCATCCCGAGACGCCTCTTGGCCAGTTGGGTTTCGGTGATCAGACCCTCAGCCTTGTGAGGGGGTTGATGGATCAGCGCCTGCTGCTGCTGCACCCCTGA
- a CDS encoding phycobilisome rod-core linker polypeptide, which produces MTVTASSGSPRVSPQLFDTLPLSSVRQAEQQDRFPEGGELDNLITFFRSGQDRLQAAELISTNAEAIVARAANRIFAGGTPLSFLEEPLSRGENTQADGTVLAADQVAFQRSVQTFTGASATVQKGNALTRLLRGNNEDADVRVVLPTGFSPISVAKYGPERMRKSVRDMGWFLRYVGYALVAGDPSILAVNTRGLRDVLEKGCSLAATNVALQEMRAAAASLLGDRPEARRMTIDCFNVLLKELAVATPSTRQRLGSPQRQGLQLPAIYALAAQGKAPRYSLKTGMSGNERQEIVRAAYRQVFERDIAKGYSQAPCAAEASQLVQGKISMREFIRALGRCKEYRQQFHDRFVNSRVVELAYRHFLGRGISSLEEFRTSFAILSDQGLNGLVDVLVNSGEYAQTFGEETVPFLRDLGEEAQESAGWGSNRKLFRFSAPFEGAPQYVTLYASYRQPLADQHVYGGGNDPVGNQYGAIFPSATATVSTRPAPYGYDTRRLLISNGMASPGQMDSAQFRSSRPRKVGPRVMRLQQIATGGAAVPKRGGQPSIRNTESSTQAVINAVYVQVLGNAGYAGERMGASETQLENGDLSLRDFVRAVARSDAFRRRYWDGLYITKAIEVMHRRLLGRPTFGRWEIDALFDTAARKGFYGLVDALIDSKDYQDSFGEDTVPYERFITPKDVNTRRVPTWKRELNTAELMDPTPQIRPNVRPKAGFRSSGDITARNLKPAAAVKGTWTASISTNAPDPRWVALRATRPSFGTSAAAATPSAAISTGTPGARSFSRSTFQVPHSRSAQPDVPGARLAKALRATNADGFRRREGLAAAITLKPPYNEGELQAAIDTTYRQLINRIPLESERLLSAESRLRNQDIDMGGFIEAVALSPTYQDQLARMAPLRSASAACLDLLGRAGTPAEVADFLQIRATAGQPAAVQSLLKRRGAEKADQAPSIQGLNTRPGQSQETVTKTASLYRGNAAINPDNNPAI; this is translated from the coding sequence ATGACCGTGACCGCCAGCAGCGGCAGCCCAAGGGTCTCGCCTCAGCTCTTCGACACCCTGCCGCTCTCGAGCGTTCGACAGGCTGAGCAGCAAGATCGCTTCCCCGAAGGCGGCGAGCTTGACAATCTGATTACGTTTTTCCGCAGCGGTCAGGATCGTCTTCAAGCAGCAGAACTGATCTCCACCAACGCTGAAGCGATCGTGGCTCGCGCGGCCAACCGGATTTTCGCTGGCGGCACCCCTCTCTCGTTCCTAGAAGAGCCGCTGAGCCGCGGCGAAAACACCCAGGCAGACGGCACCGTGTTGGCCGCTGACCAGGTCGCCTTCCAGCGCTCTGTTCAGACATTCACCGGGGCCAGCGCCACGGTGCAGAAAGGCAACGCCCTCACCCGTCTGCTGCGCGGTAACAACGAAGATGCCGATGTCAGGGTTGTTCTTCCGACAGGCTTCTCCCCCATCAGCGTGGCCAAATATGGCCCCGAACGGATGCGTAAATCCGTTCGCGATATGGGCTGGTTCCTTCGCTACGTGGGCTACGCGCTCGTGGCCGGCGACCCGAGCATCCTTGCGGTGAACACCCGCGGACTCAGAGACGTCCTCGAAAAGGGTTGTTCGCTGGCCGCCACCAATGTGGCGCTGCAGGAAATGCGTGCTGCCGCCGCATCACTCCTGGGCGACCGCCCCGAAGCGCGGCGAATGACGATCGACTGCTTCAACGTGCTGCTCAAGGAGCTGGCTGTTGCCACTCCTTCCACCCGTCAGAGACTCGGCAGCCCACAACGGCAGGGCCTGCAGTTGCCCGCGATCTACGCTCTCGCGGCCCAAGGCAAAGCACCGCGTTACTCCCTCAAAACCGGGATGAGCGGCAACGAACGCCAAGAAATCGTTCGCGCCGCCTACCGGCAAGTGTTTGAACGCGACATCGCCAAGGGCTACTCCCAGGCCCCCTGTGCCGCTGAGGCATCTCAGCTCGTGCAAGGCAAGATCTCCATGCGTGAATTCATTCGCGCCCTTGGCCGGTGCAAGGAATACCGGCAGCAGTTCCACGACCGGTTCGTCAACAGTCGGGTGGTGGAGCTGGCTTACCGCCACTTCCTCGGTCGAGGCATCAGCTCCCTGGAGGAATTCCGCACCTCCTTCGCCATCCTGAGCGATCAAGGCCTCAACGGCCTGGTGGATGTGCTGGTGAACTCCGGCGAGTACGCGCAAACCTTTGGGGAGGAGACGGTTCCCTTCCTGCGCGATCTGGGTGAAGAAGCTCAGGAAAGTGCGGGCTGGGGATCCAACCGCAAGTTGTTCCGCTTCAGTGCGCCATTCGAAGGAGCACCGCAGTACGTCACTCTCTACGCCTCCTACCGCCAACCCCTCGCCGACCAACACGTTTACGGAGGCGGCAACGACCCCGTTGGCAATCAATACGGAGCCATCTTCCCCAGCGCCACGGCCACCGTCAGCACCCGCCCGGCTCCCTACGGCTACGACACCCGTCGGCTCCTCATCAGCAATGGCATGGCGTCGCCAGGCCAAATGGACAGCGCTCAGTTCCGCAGCAGCCGTCCCCGCAAGGTGGGACCCAGGGTGATGCGCCTGCAGCAAATCGCCACCGGTGGAGCAGCCGTTCCCAAACGGGGCGGCCAACCCAGCATCCGAAACACCGAATCCAGCACTCAAGCTGTGATCAATGCGGTGTATGTGCAAGTGCTCGGCAACGCGGGTTACGCCGGCGAGCGCATGGGCGCCAGCGAAACGCAGCTTGAAAATGGCGATCTCTCGCTGCGCGACTTCGTTCGTGCAGTGGCACGATCCGATGCCTTCCGCCGCCGCTACTGGGATGGGCTGTACATCACCAAAGCGATTGAAGTGATGCATCGACGCCTGCTGGGCCGTCCCACCTTTGGCCGGTGGGAAATTGACGCTCTGTTCGACACAGCAGCTCGCAAAGGTTTCTACGGGCTCGTCGATGCCTTGATCGACAGCAAGGACTATCAAGACAGCTTCGGGGAAGACACCGTTCCCTACGAGCGGTTCATCACGCCCAAAGACGTGAACACGCGCCGAGTCCCCACCTGGAAGCGTGAGCTCAACACAGCTGAGCTGATGGATCCGACGCCTCAAATCAGGCCCAATGTGCGCCCCAAAGCAGGCTTCCGCAGCAGCGGTGACATCACCGCACGCAATCTCAAGCCCGCCGCAGCCGTCAAGGGCACCTGGACCGCATCGATCAGCACCAACGCCCCCGACCCACGCTGGGTAGCCCTACGGGCGACCCGTCCAAGCTTCGGCACATCAGCGGCAGCCGCAACCCCCTCCGCCGCGATCAGCACGGGCACACCAGGTGCACGCAGCTTCAGCCGCTCCACCTTCCAGGTGCCCCACAGCCGCAGTGCCCAGCCGGACGTTCCCGGCGCGCGCCTCGCCAAAGCTCTGCGGGCCACCAACGCAGATGGGTTCCGCCGTCGTGAGGGATTGGCTGCAGCGATCACGCTCAAGCCCCCTTACAACGAGGGCGAACTCCAAGCCGCCATCGACACCACCTACCGGCAGCTGATCAACAGAATCCCCCTGGAATCGGAGCGCCTGCTGTCTGCGGAGTCACGCCTGCGCAATCAAGACATCGACATGGGCGGTTTCATCGAAGCCGTTGCCCTCAGCCCCACCTACCAAGACCAGCTGGCACGCATGGCACCACTGCGGTCGGCCTCGGCTGCATGCCTTGACCTGCTTGGCCGCGCCGGCACACCTGCAGAGGTGGCCGACTTCCTGCAGATCCGAGCCACCGCCGGTCAGCCCGCTGCAGTGCAGTCACTCCTGAAGCGACGTGGCGCGGAGAAAGCCGATCAAGCTCCAAGCATCCAGGGGCTGAACACCCGCCCTGGCCAAAGCCAGGAGACGGTGACCAAAACCGCATCGCTCTATCGAGGCAATGCCGCCATTAACCCCGACAACAACCCAGCGATTTAA